From a region of the Hippopotamus amphibius kiboko isolate mHipAmp2 chromosome 3, mHipAmp2.hap2, whole genome shotgun sequence genome:
- the LOC130849856 gene encoding olfactory receptor 10AG1-like: MIYEEMKAEDNVSTVMHFELLGFSDLPNLQGLLFGMFSIIYVIILTRNSLIIVITRLDPVLQKPMYFFLANFSLLEICYVSVTLPRILVNLWTQDRRISVLNCATQMCFLLILGTAECFLLAVMAYDRYVAICNPLHYPLVMNQKTCIQLAVGSWISGIPVQIGQTCQIFSLHFCNSNEINHFFCDVPPILKLSCGDTSVHELSVYVIVLLFGVVSFMLVLASYSKIICTILRLPTARGRTKAFSTCSSHLLVVLLFFGCGTITYFRPKSSHSAGTDKMLSLFYTIVTLMFNPMIYSLWNKDVIAALRKLVLKT; the protein is encoded by the coding sequence ATGATATATGAAGAGATGAAAGCAGAAGACAATGTTTCCACAGTCATGCATTTTGAACTCCTGGGATTTTCTGACCTTCCAAACCTTCAAGGATTACTATTTGGCATGTTCTCCATAATTTACGTAATTATCTTAACAAGAAATAGCCTCATAATAGTAATAACTAGGCTAGACCCTGTGCTACAGAAacccatgtattttttcctggCAAATTTTTCCTTGCTGGAAATTTGTTATGTGTCTGTCACTCTCCCTAGGATTCTGGTGAATCTTTGGACTCAGGATAGAAGGATTTCTGTGCTGAACTGTGCCACCCAAATGTGTTTCCTCCTTATACTTGGAACTGCTGAATGTTTCCTCctggctgtgatggcctatgaccgctatgtggccatttgTAACCCTCTGCACTATCCCCTAGTCATGAACCAAAAGACCTGTATCCAGCTGGCTGTTGGCTCCTGGATCAGTGGAATCCCAGTGCAGATAGGGCAAACATGTCAGATTTTCTCCCTGCATTTCTGTAACTCTAACGAAATTAACCACTTCTTCTGTGATGTACCCCCCATTCTGAAGCTGTCCTGTGGAGACACTTCCGTGCATGAGCTGTCAGTCTATGTCATAGTTCTGTTGTTTGGTGTTGTCTCTTTTATGTTGGTACTTGCCTCTTACAGCAAGATTATTTGCACTATTCTGAGGTTGCCAACAGCCAGAGGAAGAACCAAAGCCTTCTCCACATGTTCCTCTCACCTGCTGGTTGTGCTTTTATTCTTTGGATGTGGTACCATTACCTACTTCAGGCCCAAGTCCAGTCATTCTGCAGGAACTGACAAAATGCTGTCTCTGTTCTACACCATAGTGACTCTGATGTTTAATCCCATGATATACAGCCTTTGGAACAAGGATGTAATTGCAGCCCTGAGAAAATTGGTACTGAAAACATAG
- the LOC130849791 gene encoding olfactory receptor 10AG1-like: MKSEEMEADNISTVMQFVLLGFSDLPNLQGLLFGVFSLIYIIILTGNSLIIVITSLDPALKKPMYFFLANFSSLEIFYVSVTLPRILVNLWTQDRSISVLNCAAQMCFFLILGTTECFLLAVMAYDRYVAICNPLHYPLVMSQKTCIQLAVGSWISGIPVQIGQTCQIFSLHFCNSNQINHFFCDVPPILKLACGDTSVYELSVYVAALLFVAIPFMLILASYSKIICSILRLPTARGRTKAFSTCSSHLLVVILFFGSTIITYLRPKSSHSAGTDKLLSLFYTIAAPMFNPMIYSLRNKDVIAALRKLSLKK, encoded by the coding sequence ATGAAATCTGAAGAGATGGAAGCAGACAACATTTCCACAGTGATGCAATTTGTACTCCTGGGATTTTCTGACCTTCCAAACCTCCAAGGGTTACTATTTGGAGTGTTCTCACTCATTTACATCATTATCTTAACTGGAAATAGCCTCATAATAGTAATAACTAGCCTTGACCCTGCACTAAAGAAacccatgtattttttcctggCAAATTTTTCCTCCTTGGAAATCTTCTACGTGTCTGTCACCCTCCCTAGGATTCTGGTGAACCTTTGGACTCAGGACAGAAGCATTTCTGTGCTGAACTGTGCTGCCCAAATGTGCTTCTTCCTTATACTGGGAACCACTGAATGTTTCCTCCTGGccgtgatggcctatgaccgctatgtggccatttgTAACCCTCTGCACTATCCCCTAGTCATGAGCCAAAAGACCTGTATCCAGCTGGCTGTTGGGTCCTGGATCAGTGGAATCCCAGTGCAGATAGGGCAAACATGTCAGattttctctctgcatttctgtAACTCTAACCAAATTAACCACTTCTTCTGTGACGTACCCCCCATTCTGAAGCTGGCCTGTGGAGACACTTCTGTGTATGAGCTGTCTGTCTATGTAGCAGCTCTGTTGTTTGTTGCCATCCCTTTTATGCTTATTCTTGCCTCTTACAGCAAAATCATTTGCAGTATCCTGAGGTTGCCAACAGCCAGAGGAAGAACCAAAGCCTTCTCCACATGTTCTTCTCACCTGCTGgttgttattttattctttggatcTACTATTATTACCTACTTAAGGCCCAAATCCAGTCATTCTGCAGGAACTGACAAACTGCTGTCTCTGTTCTACACCATAGCGGCTCCAATGTTTAATCCCATGATATACAGCCTTCGAAACAAGGATGTGATTGCAGCACTGAGAAAATTGTCACTTAAAAAGTAG
- the LOC130848646 gene encoding olfactory receptor 10AG1-like — MVPLIDSFPQMKSEEIEAEDNISTVMQFVLLGFSDLPNLQGLLFGMFSVIYIIILTGNSLIIVITRLDPVLQKPMYFFLANFSLLEICYVSVTLPRILVNLWTQDRRISVLGCATQMCFFLILGTAECFLLVVMAYDRYVAICNPLHYPLVMNQKTCIQLAVGSWISGIPVQIGQTCQIFSLHFCNSNQINHFFCDIPPILKLACGDTSVHELSVYVIVLLVAAVPFMLVLASYSKIICTILRLPTARGRAKAFSTCSSHLMVVLLFFGSGTITYFRPKSSHSAGTDKLLSLFYTIVTPMFNPMIYSLRNKDVIAALRKLVLKN, encoded by the coding sequence ATGGTACCTCTGATTGACTCATTCCCACAGATGAAATCTGAAGAAATAGAAGCAGAAGACAACATTTCCACAGTAATGCAATTTGTACTCCTGGGATTTTCTGACCTTCCAAATCTCCAAGGGTTACTATTTGGCATGTTCTCCGTCATTTATATCATTATCTTAACTGGAAATAGCCTCATAATAGTAATAACTAGACTAGACCCCGTGCTACAGAAacccatgtattttttcctggCAAATTTTTCCTTGCTAGAAATCTGTTATGTGTCTGTCACTCTCCCTAGGATTCTGGTGAACCTTTGGACTCAGGATAGAAGGATTTCTGTGCTGGGCTGTGCCACTCAAATGTGTTTCTTCCTTATACTGGGAACTGCTGAATGTTTCCTCCTGgttgtgatggcctatgaccgctatgtggccatttgTAACCCTCTGCACTATCCCCTAGTCATGAACCAAAAGACCTGTATCCAGCTGGCTGTTGGCTCCTGGATCAGTGGAATCCCAGTGCAGATAGGGCAAACATGTCAGATTTTCTCCCTGCATTTCTGTAATTCTAACCAAATTaaccacttcttctgtgacatACCCCCCATTCTGAAGCTGGCCTGTGGGGACACTTCTGTGCATGAGCTGTCAGTCTATGTCATAGTTCTGTTGGTTGCTGCTGTCCCTTTTATGTTGGTACTTGCCTCTTACAGCAAGATTATTTGCACTATTCTGAGGTTGCCAACAGCCAGAGGAAGGGCCAAAGCCTTCTCCACATGTTCCTCTCATCTGATGGTTGTGCTTTTATTCTTTGGATCTGGTACCATTACCTACTTCAGGCCCAAATCCAGTCATTCTGCAGGAACTGACAAACTGCTCTCTCTGTTCTACACTATAGTGACTCCGATGTTTAATCCCATGATATACAGCCTTCGGAACAAGGATGTGATTGCAGCCCTGAGAAAATTAGTACTTAAAAATTAG